A stretch of the Theileria equi strain WA chromosome 1, complete sequence genome encodes the following:
- a CDS encoding hypothetical protein (encoded by transcript BEWA_027210A), with protein sequence MARSRSRERERHRSRSGNRYGDRDVKRERSSSKREDADHRHRRSYKEENKEDTYSPKLDKRVKNEHIYRKHEEKASVPSHRNDSSAMASKSEPPFKEKEKPNFEPSGLLAAETNQVNGIVLKYTVPPESRFPTLSWRLFVFKPDADNPSEMKSTSLFSITHSHLPETICLHRKEYYLIGKEQLVADIDAHHPTISKQHAVIQFRHKDDDVL encoded by the exons ATGGCGAGGAGCCGCTCGAGAGAGCGCGAACGCCACAGGAGCCGTTCCGGCAACAGATACGGCGATCGAGACGTCAAAAGGGAGCGGTCAAGCAGCAAAAGAGAAGACGCTGACCACAGACACAGACGTTCCTACAAGGAAGAGAACAAGGAGGACACCTACAGCCCAAAACTGGACAAGAGGGTAAAGAATGAACACATTTATCGGAAACATGAAGAAAAGGCCTCAGTTCCAAGCCACAGGAACGATAGCAGCGCCATGGCCTCGAAATCGGAGCCTCCGTTCAAAG AGAAGGAAAAGCCGAACTTTGAGCCCTCGGGGCTCCTCGCAGCCGAAACCAACCAGGTGAACGGGATCGTACTCAAG TACACTGTGCCACCAGAATCGCGATTTCCAACCTTGTCTTGGCGGTTGTTTGTCTTTAAACCGGATGCGGATAATCCCAGCGAAATGAAGtctacaagtttgttttctaTTACCCATTCACACCTTCCAGAGACAATTTGTCTGCATCgtaaggagtactaccTCATTGGTAAGGAGCAGCTCGTGGCTGATATAGATGCGCACCATCCAACGATATCAAAACAACACGCCGTCATTCAGTTTAGACACAAGGATGATGATGTTCTGTAA
- a CDS encoding hypothetical protein (encoded by transcript BEWA_027220A): MGALGSKPIVIDVKRDKTYYHNTYQIEVKHNPLTGRGYEDFKGFKLYRHELPSGIGYYFENIHHDGKEQNIPNKETFLYNSRGVTVFYWASDLENVLPLIIKYDSDESTFFYKKENIDTNKWSGINYGLIPYLPSDLGTTVKRSFGEVVIPNLSAAKTTTYCAHPSLECFKNPGSCGGSSRHYSGFLTLSVSRSSEPCQGYTKITQQGQYGRPFRILSTYCTFKGGQIQLDKPKLENVTSVSVYYWEGDTAFKNPLILELQCVKGQKYQEFYTRSADGKKWMHASNIDSSKLADDLDVLNCEYNNAVPVDICKRDDGTKSKYFEKTGSESWKDITEGDFDKKLQEMGEAVKSNSNTPRDAYLNIAHPNRLLCKSFDYSFSGNAVKLVVPKKGISISTLVNGAEEDAYTLPSGETFGHARVYLNKDGRVELVLVVTRTSDTPKETYLELKDCNWRQCSNIDAKIKSLRDLANYISDFDIDISATSSEKCTIFEVDLLGVTTRHFYPKPGHVSTKVKDGNKELWTPINASDVCLSCLIYKRGDKELLEITVLEDYSRRWKFFEKTADGWVSIDKEEYKNKLNEMRGLPKAS, encoded by the coding sequence atgggaGCATTAGGATCGAAACCCATCGTTATCGATGTCAAAAGGGATAAAACTTATTACCATAATACCTACCAAATCGAGGTTAAACATAATCCATTGACTGGTAGAGGCTATGAAGATTTCAAAGGCTTCAAACTTTACAGGCACGAACTTCCGAGTGGCATAGGTTACTATTTTGAAAACATTCACCACGATGGCAAGGAACAGAATATACCAAACAAGGAGACTTTTCTCTACAACTCCAGAGGCGTCACTGTGTTCTACTGGGCAAGCGATTTGGAAAACGTCCTGCCGCTGATCATAAAGTACGATTCAGACGAATCAACGTTCTTTTACAAGAAGGAAAACATAGATACAAACAAATGGTCAGGCATAAATTATGGTCTTATCCCCTATCTACCAAGTGACCTCGGCACAACAGTCAAGAGAAGCTTTGGTGAGGTGGTAATACCCAACCTCTCTGCGGCAAAAACTACGACATATTGTGCTCATCCGTCTCTGGAGTGTTTCAAAAATCCCGGATCTTGTGGAGGATCATCTCGGCATTACTCTGGTTTTCTCACTCTATCCGTGAGCCGGTCCAGCGAACCCTGTCAGGGCTACACCAAGATTACTCAACAAGGCCAATATGGACGACCCTTTAGGATTCTTTCCACCTACTGTACTTTCAAAGGGGGCCAGATTCAGCTCGATAAACCaaaattggaaaatgtCACTTCAGTCTCCGTCTACTATTGGGAAGGGGATACAGCCTTTAAGAATCCTCTAATTCTGGAGCTCCAGTGTGTTAAAGGGCAAAAATACCAAGAATTCTACACCAGAAGTGCTGATGGCAAAAAATGGATGCATGCTTCCAACATAGACTCCTCCAAGTTGGCTGACGATCTGGACGTCCTAAACTGTGAATACAATAATGCAGTCCCAGTTGACATATGCAAGAGAGATGATGGCACTAAGTCtaaatactttgagaagactgGTAGTGAATCGTGGAAAGATATTACAGAGGGAGACTTTGATAAGAAGCTTCAGGAAATGGGAGAAGCTGTAAAATCTAATAGCAACACTCCTCGGGATGCTTATCTAAATATTGCCCATCCAAATAGACTACTATGCAAGTCCTTCGACTACTCTTTTTCTGGTAATGCAGTAAAACTGGTCGTCCCAAAGAAGGGCATTTCTATATCTACGCTCGTAAACGGTGCTGAGGAGGATGCTTATACTCTTCCCTCTGGAGAGACATTTGGCCATGCCAGAGTTTATCTCAACAAGGACGGTAGAGTAGAGCTAGTTCTTGTAGTAACTAGGACATCTGATACCCCTAAGGAAACTTATCTTGAACTTAAAGATTGTAACTGGAGACAATGCAGTAATATTGACGCTAAGATTAAGAGTTTAAGGGATCTTGCAAATTACATATCAGACTTTGACATCGATATTTCCGCAACTAGTTCAGAGAAATGCACCATCTTTGAAGTAGATCTCTTGGGAGTTACCACTAGACACTTTTATCCCAAACCTGGTCATGTCTCCACCAAAGTAAAGGACGGTAATAAAGAACTATGGACTCCTATAAATGCTTCGGATGTTTGTCTATCATGCCTTATTTATAAACGTGGTGATAAGGAATTACTTGAGATTACAGTTTTAGAGGACTATTCAAGGAGATGGAAgttctttgaaaagaccGCTGATGGCTGGGTCTCCATtgataaggaagagtataaGAATAAGCTAAATGAAATGAGAGGACTTCCTAAGGCTTCTTAA
- a CDS encoding hypothetical protein (encoded by transcript BEWA_027230A) — MSSENEAGEPMLVNRAIDMMEWTHSGGTFVSIENARCPHHYQLPIQYYCLDCNENCFCSECALSRHSKCDVRTLDEAFPVIVYNFLKKWISQLSTRCENLDVGFTHLLQDKQQEWILKLQELQLILSRVNGDALNAMKNLQSEIEAWLAENREKVTAEYQKFKEEVEQVLESYATNAKMLREQRKLSPAKLLYFYNQNYQTLRQMLLGATPRDSEFVIQMIPKQLKGHIDAVNGAFLGVSNILNSAEHNVRYVHESSG; from the coding sequence ATGTCGTCAGAGAATGAAGCCGGCGAGCCTATGCTCGTGAATAGAGCAATAGACATGATGGAATGGACGCACTCCGGTGGGACATTTGTATCGATAGAGAATGCGCGCTGTCCTCATCACTACCAGCTACCCATCCAGTACTACTGCCTGGACTGCAACGAAAACTGCTTCTGCAGCGAATGCGCATTGTCTAGACACTCGAAGTGCGACGTACGCACCCTCGACGAGGCGTTTCCGGTCATTGTATACAACTTTTTAAAGAAATGGATCTCACAGCTCTCCACGAGATGCGAAAATCTAGACGTAGGATTCACACATTTGCTACAGGATAAACAGCAAGAGTGGATTCTAAAGTTGCAGGAGCTGCAGCTCATACTCTCCAGAGTAAATGGAGATGCTCTCAATGCAATGAAAAATCTGCAAAGCGAAATTGAGGCCTGGCTGGCAGAAAATCGTGAAAAGGTTACTGCAGAATACCAAAAGTTCAAGGAAGAAGTTGAACAGGTTCTGGAAAGCTACGCAACAAACGCAAAGATGCTCAGAGAACAACGAAAACTTTCGCCAGCTAAACTACTCTATTTCTACAACCAAAACTATCAAACACTCAGACAAATGTTACTGGGAGCCACACCAAGGGATTCAGAATTTGTGATTCAAATGATTCCAAAACAGCTCAAGGGACATATCGATGCTGTAAATGGCGCGTTCTTGGGAGTTTCCAATATCCTGAACAGCGCTGAACATAATGTTCGCTACGTCCACGAATCTAGCGGCTAA